A DNA window from Arachis duranensis cultivar V14167 chromosome 3, aradu.V14167.gnm2.J7QH, whole genome shotgun sequence contains the following coding sequences:
- the LOC107480079 gene encoding calnexin homolog, with protein sequence MKAEVKALKLNKNWVLVDVPPGVKPIGCKWVYRVKYRPDGSIEHYKERLIFYESFDEDFEGRWTVSNKDSYNGVWKHAKSEGHDDYGLLVSEKARKYAIVKELKELVTLKDETVVLQFETRHQSGLECGGAYLKYLRPQEAGWTPKEFDNESPYSIMFGPDRCGATNKVHFIVKHKNPKSEKYVEHHLKNPPSVPSDKLTHVYTAILKPKNELRVLIDGEVKKKANFLSADDFEPPFIPPKTIPDPDDKKPEDWDERAKIPDPDAVKPDDWDEDAPMEILDEEAEKPKGWLDDEPEEIDDPEATKPEDWDDEEDGEWEAPKIDNPRCDSAPGCGEWKRPMKKNPAYKGKWHAPLIDNPAYKGIWKPRDIPNPDYFELEKPDFEPIAAIGIEIWTMQDGILFDNILIANDGNIAASYRETTWKPKFNIEKKNQKEEDSDGGLGFLTDLQMKVFELLYKIEDIPFLSDYRIKIHDLIQRGEKQPNLTIGVLVSVVVVFLTIFFKLIFGGKKKPARVEKPYPTPKESKADQSGEENYENKEKEETSTSAPRRRIRRD encoded by the exons ATGAAGGCTGAGGTCAAAGCcttaaagttaaataaaaactGGGTTCTTGTTGATGTTCCTCCCGGTGTTAAACCCATTGGTTGCAAATGGGTCTATCGTGTCAAGTATCGCCCTGATGGATCTATTGAGCATTATAAAGAACGTTTG ATCTTCTACGAGTCGTTCGATGAGGATTTCGAAGGCCGTTGGACCGTTTCAAATAAGGACAGCTATAATG GTGTATGGAAGCATGCTAAGAGCGAGGGGCATGATGATTATGGACTCCTTGTCAGTGAGAAAGCAAGGAAATATGCCATAGTTAAAGAACTTAAAGAACTTGTGACCCTGAAGGATGAAACAGTTGTTCTTCAATTTGAGACTCGGCATCAGAGTGGCCTTGAATGCGGTGGTGCATACCTGAAATATCTTCGACCACAGGAGGCTGGATGGACACCTAAGGAATTTGACAATGAATCTCCATATTCTATTATGTTTGGTCCTGACAGGTGTGGGGCCACAAACAAGGTACACTTTATTGTCAAGCATAAGAATCCCAAGAGTGAGAAATACGTTGAGCACCATCTCAAGAATCCCCCATCTGTTCCATCTGACAAACTCACTCACGTATACACTGCTATTTTGAAGCCTAAAAATGAGTTGCGTGTTTTGATTGATGGGGAAGTGAAGAAGAAGGCAAATTTCTTATCCGCTGATGATTTTGAACCCCCTTTCATTCCTCCCAAGACAATCCCAGATCCTGATGACAAGAAACCCGAGGATTGGGATGAGAGAGCAAAAATTCCTGACCCAGATGCAGTAAAGCCAGATGATTGGGATGAGGATGCACCCATGGAAATTCTTGATGAGGAAGCTGAGAAACCTAAAGGATGGTTAGATGATGAACCCGAAGAAATTGATGACCCTGAAGCCACAAAACCAGAAGATTGGGATGACGAGGAGGATGGGGAATGGGAAGCCCCAAAAATTGATAACCCCAGGTGTGACTCTGCTCCTGGTTGTGGTGAGTGGAAAAGGCCAATGAAGAAGAATCCAGCTTACAAGGGAAAATGGCATGCCCCTCTCATTGACAACCCAGCTTATAAGGGTATATGGAAGCCACGTGATATTCCAAACCCTGACTACTTTGAACTTGAAAAGCCTGATTTTGAGCCCATCGCAGCTATTGGTATTGAGATTTGGACAATGCAAGATGGCATACTGTTTGACAACATTTTGATAGCTAATGATGGAAACATTGCAGCCTCTTATAGAGAGACTACATGGAAGCCTAAGTTTAATATTGAAAAAAAGAATCAAAAGGAAGAAGATTCTGATGGTGGTTTAGGTTTTCTTACAGACTTGCAG ATGAAAGTATTTGAACTTTTGTACAAGATCGAGGACATTCCCTTCCTTAGTGATTATAGGATCAAAATACAT GATCTCATTCAAAGGGGTGAGAAGCAACCAAATCTTACTATTGGAGTTCTCGTGTCTGTTGTGGTTGTCTTCTTGACAATCTTTTTCAAGCTCATATTTGGGGGGAAAAAGAAGCCG GCAAGGGTTGAGAAGCCATACCCAACACCCAAAGAATCTAAGGCCGACCAAAGTGGCGAAGAGAAttatgaaaacaaagaaaaggaggaaACATCTACTTCTGCACCACGTAGGAGGATAAGGCGAGATTGA